The proteins below are encoded in one region of Nitrospira sp.:
- a CDS encoding FAD-binding monooxygenase, whose product MLPDREEVRKGALQAAHAHGLLASGYRVLDDYFPGMMDELEALGAPRGDVTGDFLWFQYGRWKLRHQSGLRGITVSRPCLETAVRRRVKALPNVTFLEQTEGIHPLYDQTAGRVTGVAVRRRDDQVEQRLNADLVIDASGRGSQSPKWLQQWGYDPPVEISIRINVGYATRIFERRPGELSNSIGGLISGTPPASTRYAAVLAAERNRWVVTLVGTVRDYPPTNEEEWLAFAEHLPVPLVHELVSAARPLTGITSYRFPTNQRRLYENMKRFPSGYLVLGDALCSFNPIYGQGMSVAAAEAKALQDCIAMGLEGLSQRFYQRVGRIVDIPWTIATGEDFRFPQVEGRRPFGSWFINPYMERVHAVASRDRVVCRKFFEVLNLLAAPQSLMAPRVAWRVLANSLRGDK is encoded by the coding sequence ATGCTGCCGGATCGTGAAGAGGTGCGAAAGGGAGCCTTGCAGGCTGCCCATGCCCACGGCTTGCTGGCGAGCGGATACCGTGTGCTCGACGACTATTTCCCGGGCATGATGGACGAGTTGGAAGCGCTGGGGGCACCGCGGGGCGACGTGACGGGAGACTTTCTCTGGTTCCAATACGGCCGATGGAAGCTGCGTCACCAGTCCGGCCTCCGCGGCATCACGGTGAGCCGACCGTGTCTGGAGACGGCCGTCCGCCGCCGGGTGAAGGCCCTTCCGAACGTGACGTTTCTGGAGCAGACCGAAGGGATCCATCCCCTCTATGATCAGACCGCTGGCCGGGTGACTGGCGTGGCCGTGCGGCGGCGGGACGACCAGGTGGAGCAGCGCCTCAACGCTGATCTCGTGATCGATGCGAGCGGACGAGGCTCACAGTCGCCCAAATGGTTGCAGCAATGGGGCTACGATCCGCCGGTAGAAATTTCCATACGGATCAACGTCGGGTATGCCACACGCATCTTTGAAAGACGTCCGGGTGAATTATCCAACTCGATTGGCGGTCTCATTTCCGGGACGCCGCCTGCGAGCACACGGTATGCCGCGGTGCTGGCAGCCGAGCGCAATCGATGGGTGGTCACCCTGGTGGGCACGGTTCGGGATTATCCACCCACGAATGAGGAGGAGTGGCTGGCTTTTGCCGAGCATCTACCGGTACCGCTGGTCCATGAACTTGTGTCGGCGGCGCGCCCGCTGACCGGCATCACGAGCTATCGGTTTCCGACCAACCAGCGGCGGCTCTACGAGAACATGAAGCGCTTTCCCTCCGGGTATCTGGTACTGGGCGATGCCTTGTGCAGCTTCAATCCCATTTATGGGCAGGGCATGTCCGTCGCGGCAGCAGAGGCGAAAGCACTCCAAGACTGCATCGCGATGGGGCTTGAGGGTCTGTCGCAGAGGTTCTACCAGCGGGTGGGGAGGATCGTGGACATTCCCTGGACCATTGCGACGGGCGAAGATTTTCGTTTCCCGCAAGTGGAAGGCCGGCGGCCGTTCGGATCATGGTTCATCAATCCCTACATGGAGCGCGTGCACGCGGTGGCCTCGCGTGACCGGGTTGTCTGTCGAAAATTCTTCGAGGTGCTCAATCTGCTGGCAGCCCCACAGTCTTTGATGGCGCCACGCGTAGCTTGGCGGGTGCTCGCAAATTCCCTCCGTGGTGACAAGTGA
- a CDS encoding MFS transporter: MTIARTFGLLCTIGIFCFVSYNMVRMPVLSLFAEQLGAGPELIGLIVSVSTLTGVFLKLPSGALSDIYGRKFLLRIGVLAFGLPPFAYPFVHDTDTLTVLRSVHGLATAIFAPSALATVAQLYKERRGAALGVYTACTQSGALLGPFIGGWLVVIAGFDAAFVTAGLCGLTAVVIFFNLHLDEPPPRVTERGLRPVLWEMWKGFTVVARNTRVLVTSATDGAKMIANGALMAFLPLYGLSVGLNAWQTGLLFSVQAVTSFFSRPIMGRVSDRVGRKPLILIGLCICAATFVTIPHVTWFPALLVLASGFGYGEAVVTSSTSAFVADLSELKTLGAGMGMQGTIGDIGHASGPLLAGVLIASLSYQQAFLIIAGVQVAAAGLFWITMRQYPR; encoded by the coding sequence ATGACCATCGCCCGCACCTTCGGACTCCTTTGCACCATCGGTATCTTCTGCTTCGTCAGTTACAACATGGTGCGCATGCCGGTCTTGTCGCTCTTCGCCGAGCAACTCGGCGCGGGACCGGAGTTGATCGGATTGATCGTGTCCGTGTCCACCCTGACCGGCGTCTTTCTCAAGCTTCCGTCCGGCGCGTTGTCGGACATCTATGGGAGAAAATTCCTGCTGCGCATCGGCGTGCTGGCCTTCGGTCTGCCGCCCTTTGCGTATCCATTTGTACACGACACCGACACGTTGACGGTCCTCCGATCCGTCCACGGTCTGGCAACCGCGATCTTCGCCCCGAGCGCGCTGGCCACGGTGGCCCAACTGTACAAGGAGCGCCGTGGCGCCGCGCTGGGCGTGTATACCGCCTGCACGCAATCGGGCGCGTTGCTGGGACCGTTCATCGGCGGATGGCTCGTCGTCATCGCCGGATTTGACGCCGCCTTCGTCACGGCGGGCCTGTGTGGTCTGACCGCCGTCGTGATCTTCTTCAACTTGCATCTCGACGAACCCCCACCACGCGTTACGGAACGCGGCCTGCGCCCTGTTCTCTGGGAAATGTGGAAGGGTTTCACCGTGGTCGCCCGCAATACGCGCGTGCTCGTCACGAGTGCGACCGACGGCGCCAAGATGATCGCGAACGGCGCGCTCATGGCGTTTTTGCCGCTCTATGGCCTGTCGGTTGGATTGAACGCATGGCAGACCGGGCTCCTGTTCAGCGTGCAGGCCGTCACGTCGTTCTTCTCGCGGCCAATCATGGGCCGCGTGTCGGATCGAGTGGGGCGCAAGCCGCTCATCCTCATCGGCCTCTGCATCTGCGCGGCAACCTTCGTCACCATTCCCCACGTGACCTGGTTTCCTGCGCTACTGGTCTTGGCCTCGGGATTCGGGTATGGTGAAGCGGTCGTGACCTCGTCTACTTCGGCCTTTGTGGCCGACCTCTCGGAATTGAAAACGCTCGGAGCGGGGATGGGCATGCAGGGAACGATCGGCGACATCGGTCACGCGAGCGGTCCGCTCTTGGCCGGCGTGTTGATCGCAAGCCTGAGCTATCAGCAGGCATTTCTCATCATCGCGGGTGTCCAAGTCGCCGCCGCCGGTCTCTTCTGGATCACCATGCGACAGTACCCTCGGTAA
- the modA gene encoding molybdate ABC transporter substrate-binding protein produces MDTRIVTGVIAGLAGLAVLVGLCGPVSAESLTVGAPPSLRPAFHDILPMFEQEYDAHVNVMYTPSRTLARQVQKGAPIDVFLGAGIDEIEDLYKKKLTLNGKPRVYARTSLVLLMASDSPSRLLSFDEAFDNPKIRIALGDPQTSSLGDITAKELVKLHPAYKSHGNIIYATHSVDIVELIRTRKADVGLVYRVDMINSGQVRISDEAPMGMPVRVDFGQAVVSTCRPPLRPIAEKFSDFLMTSRIQRLLVKYGFQP; encoded by the coding sequence ATGGACACAAGGATCGTCACAGGCGTGATAGCGGGGCTGGCTGGACTGGCAGTGCTCGTAGGTCTATGTGGGCCCGTCTCGGCTGAGTCGCTGACGGTCGGTGCCCCACCCAGTTTGCGGCCGGCGTTCCACGATATCTTGCCGATGTTCGAGCAGGAATACGACGCGCACGTCAATGTGATGTACACGCCCTCCCGAACGCTCGCTCGGCAAGTGCAAAAAGGTGCCCCTATCGACGTTTTCCTGGGGGCGGGCATCGACGAGATCGAGGACCTGTACAAAAAGAAGCTCACGCTCAACGGCAAGCCTCGTGTGTACGCACGCACGTCCCTCGTTCTTTTGATGGCCTCCGATTCCCCGTCCAGGTTGCTTTCGTTTGACGAAGCATTCGATAATCCAAAAATCCGGATTGCCCTCGGCGATCCGCAGACGTCCTCGCTGGGCGACATCACGGCGAAAGAGCTAGTGAAACTGCATCCGGCGTACAAGAGCCACGGCAACATTATTTATGCGACCCATAGTGTGGACATCGTCGAGTTGATTCGCACACGCAAGGCCGACGTGGGGTTGGTGTACCGCGTGGATATGATCAACAGCGGCCAGGTACGGATCAGCGATGAAGCACCTATGGGCATGCCCGTGCGCGTGGACTTCGGACAAGCGGTGGTGTCCACCTGTCGGCCGCCCCTGCGTCCTATTGCGGAGAAGTTCTCGGACTTTCTGATGACCTCCCGCATTCAAAGACTGTTGGTCAAATACGGTTTCCAACCTTGA
- the ribB gene encoding riboflavin synthase subunit alpha: MFTGIVEEMGAVAAMEKSLTGTKMSILASSVLGDLKVGDSISVNGTCLTVVTRGERDFSVDVSPETLSVTTMGQLVPGSPVNLERAMQLNERIGGHLVAGHVDGLGTIRGRHQEGNAVYIVIEAPPDVLRYCVVKGSITVDGISLTINEVSDRTFSVAIIPHTATITTLGLKQVNDSVNLESDLIGKYVERLLQERSVTQRKAAPVIDRDYLQKRGLL, translated from the coding sequence GTGTTCACCGGCATCGTCGAAGAAATGGGGGCCGTCGCGGCCATGGAGAAAAGCCTGACCGGCACCAAGATGTCGATTCTGGCCTCCAGCGTGCTCGGCGATCTCAAGGTCGGCGACAGCATCAGCGTCAACGGTACCTGCCTGACCGTCGTGACGCGGGGCGAGCGCGACTTTTCCGTCGACGTCTCTCCCGAGACCTTGTCGGTCACCACCATGGGACAACTCGTGCCGGGCTCGCCCGTCAACCTCGAGCGGGCCATGCAACTCAACGAGCGGATTGGCGGCCATCTCGTGGCCGGCCATGTAGATGGGCTGGGCACGATTCGAGGACGCCACCAGGAGGGGAATGCCGTCTACATCGTCATCGAAGCCCCGCCGGACGTCCTTCGTTATTGCGTCGTCAAAGGATCGATCACGGTCGACGGGATCAGCTTGACCATCAATGAAGTGTCGGATCGAACCTTTTCCGTGGCCATCATCCCGCACACCGCGACGATCACGACACTCGGCCTCAAGCAGGTGAACGATTCGGTGAACCTCGAATCCGACCTCATCGGCAAATACGTCGAGCGACTGCTTCAGGAACGGAGTGTGACGCAGAGGAAAGCGGCACCGGTCATCGACCGGGACTACCTTCAGAAGCGGGGCCTTCTGTGA